GGTGCTAACCTTATTTCACAGCTCACTAATGGGTCTTAACCCTCAGGTTGAAAAATCCTGCCCTGGACAGGCTCTGGGCTTCCGGGTTTGGCAAAAAGTCCCACTGTCTTGGCAACTTGTAACACTTTGGGCCTGTCCTCATTTGCTTTTCCTGTCCTCGTTAGAAGCAAGAAATTGAGGCACCAGCTAGAGGTGCCCGAGTAGCAGCTCTGCGATGACGGGCATACGGTTCCCGCAGGCATCTGACCTGGGCCCTGCCGACGCCCACGATGGGCAGCTATTTCCAGCTCCATGTCTGAGTCACCCTTAGGACCCTCCTAATGGCCAGGGGGACAAATGCTTCTCTGGCTCCTCCACACCTCCCAGTCGATTATCTCTGTgctccaggcccagccctgggcttcCAGAGGCTGTTAATAATAACAAGAACAATGGGACAGCCATTTGAAGAACGTTTCCTATGGGCCAAACATATTTTTCTTGCATAATGCATACATTTCGTTGTCACAATAATGTTCTCTGGAGggtctccatcttacagatgaagcaTCCCCATCTTATATAGATGAAGCAGCCAAGGCTCAAAAAAGAACTGGTGCCAAGCTGTACCCGTGGAGCTCAGATCAACCACAGAGCTCTACTTCCTCCAGGGGAAGCTCTCCAGAGACTTTCTCTCTTCCCAGGagtgccctcctctccctctggaactaggcacacagacacacacacacacacacacacacacacacacacacacacacacaccagcgcCCCTCACCTGCAGGACTTTGCCCTGGGGACTCTCAGGAAACAGCAGCACCTGGTTATACAGCGGGTCCAGGGACTTGCGAGCAACTTTGGTCTTCTTCTTGGCAATGCAGACGCCGTTCTCCAGCAGGTAGGCCTTGATATAGGCCGCTGAGGACAGGCCAGTGGGGAGAATTCCAATAGGGCCCTCAGACGGTGGGTAAATGGCTGCCCACCCACTGCTGGGGGCCAGCTGTCCCCTGGGGTTTGAGGAGACAGCCACAGAGGTGGGTGTGGTGGTAGATGTGGATGATGGGGTACAGCCAGGGTTGTGAGAGGCCTACTCTACCCCCTTGGGGAGGGGGGTcctgcctgcttcctccctgcctTTGCTCACTGTGTACTTCCTGTTTCCTCTCTGCCCCTGATTTGctcaccccttcccctgcttacaCATTCATCACTGACACATTCACTAGGCCTGGGTGTGAATGTGTAAGCACCTAGGTAAAGGGGTATAGCTATAAACAGGAAAGATGGTCCCTGTCCTCCAGAAGCTCAAACCAGTGGAAGACCAACAAGGTCAACTGAGAATCTCAAATGTGTCCCCAGAACAAACCCTAAACCACTAGCCCATGTGAGTCACTAGAGTTGGGACAAAGGGAACCCCCCGTAGGTGggcctcattttctcttttctagacCCAGATACCCATCAGGACCTCCTCCCTgacctccacccctgccctgcagAAGGAAGGGTAGTCCCCACACCTGGCAGTGTCTTGGAGCCTGGCTTGGCCGTAAGCCCCCGAGCCTGGATGATGTCCACTTCGAGCTGGCCATTCCGCTCCTGCAAGCCGATCTCCACGTCTCCTGCAAGACACCCAAGTAAAGGGACGGGGAAGTGGCTTAGAAGCTCGCCCAAGGGCTCAGCCCCTCCTCTCTACTTACAGATGAAACCCCCTTCCCCTGTTTTCAGCTCCAAACAAGACCAGAAACAACTCCGACACAAGTCCCTGGACTCTGCTGAGGGGTTGGCAAGTATGGACAAGGCTCTAAGCTGGGTGCTCAGTGGACTGCCAAGGTTGAGAGGGCAAGGCGAAAGCTGCAAGGCTTGtgccgcgccccccccccacctcgaACAGCCCTTGGGGCACTTACCCATTGGCGTGGTGGCCAGGGTCTGGCGGCCCACAAACTGTGCTGGCCCCATGCTGCCCAGGAAGTCACTGAACTGCGCGTCTGATGCCAGGCAAACTCCCCCATAGTTAAGGCTGCAAGAAGAAAGGATGAGACAAAACCAAATGTTCCAAGGCATGGACTGAGGACTCTGACGACTCAGACAGAACACCTCTCGGTCCCTGGGAATTCTGTCCACATCTGTCACCCGGCCTCAGGCAGACCGGTgtcctgtctctccctcctcccttctatGTTCATGGCCTTAAAAATCTCCACTTCAGCTCCAAAATTCCAGGGCTTATTAGCTTTTGTGTCCTGTACCATCCCCTCACCTCTCCTCACCAAGCCTCAGCTTCCACCTCCATGAAATGGGTAGGATACCTGCTGTTCTAGGCGATTGTAAGAAACATGGGAGGTGATGCTTGTCAGTGCCTGGCTCCTGTGATTCTAGGGCCACGACACTGTGTGGTCCAGAGACCAGCACCATCGCCCAGGAGCAAATTAGGAATAAAACTGTACCCCCACTCTACCCCTACTGCTGAATCAGtcagcctttaatttttttatttatttttaattttttgaagattttatttgagcgagggagagagcacaagcagaggaagtgacagagggagagggagaagcaggcttcccacggagcagggaaccagatgtggggcttgatcccaggaccccaggatcatgacctgagctgaaggcagatgcccaccaaccgagccacccaggtgcccctcatgtagAGTCTGCCTTTTAACAAGAGCCCCAACAGACTTGTTTACACCTGACAATTTGAGAGGCAAAAGACCAGTGGCTCAGCCTCAGAGGTCTCCATTTGTTGCTGCTACAGGGCTGCCCAAAGTCTACTGCCCactccccctccaaaaaaaaaaccaaagtcctctgccccttctgttgGGAAGGAGACCTCGAATCTCCCTTGAAGAGCCCCCTCTCCAAGGCACTGATTCCCATGGAGCAGAGCAGACCAGGCTCCTTAGTCTGGGCATGAGGTCAGCCTGGCCAATCAGCCCAATCCTTCTCTTGGCTGAACTGGCTCAGAGACCTGCATGTGGCCCAGTTCAGCCCACAGGAATCTAGTTAGGAAGCTTTGTTTTAACTGCGGGGAGTAAGAAGCTCTCTTTTTCCAGCAGACATGAACCTCAGAGAGAAGACTGGAGCCAACTTGCTGCCATCTGGGAATCCATGAAGGAAGCCATCAGACAGGTGGCACTGCATGAGCTCCTGGATCAAGTTCTGCCTGAAGCAAgatacttcatcttttttttttttttgttacataaGTCAAtaacaactattattattataaattattattttccttaagctgattttagttttctctctCGTCTCTGAAATGGGAATGTTCCCATTTCCTGGGTCTGTAGTATTAAATGAGATGAGGCACTGAATACCATGCTTGAGGTGCCCTGCTATCTTTAGGAACAAAACATTGGCAGCCCACTTCCTCATCTGACCCTCACTCCAATCCCAGGAGGTTGGGTCTTCATAGTTATCACCACTATTGAGATGAGGAagcccgggtcctgctccacctaaAGCCACAGAGTTCACAGGGCAGTTAGTACTTGAATACGACACTTCCAATGCCAATCTCTTTCCACCTGGGCAGGTCCCAAGAACAAAAGtgagcttttaaaagaaatgattttatttatatatttgagaaagagagagagattgagggagaacatgagctggagggagagggagaagcagacacctcactgagcagagagcccgactcaAGGATCGACCtcacgactccaggatcatgaccctagccaaaggcagacaactaactgattgaaccacccaggtgcctccaataGCGGACTATTAACAAGTGCCTACTGGGTGCAAGGTTTCTTAGCAACCAGGGAGGTCtctgagcaggaggaggaaaccGCCTTGGGGCCCTGAGGGCACAGCATGCTTGGTTCACTGCCTGAgggcaccccaccaccaccaccaccacaaccaccaaAGCTCCCCTCTTGGGAAACCTGCTGGGATCTCAGCCTTGAAGGGGCAGGAAGAGCTTCCAAGGAAGGTGCCCCGTCCTGCTTCTAAGCCACTCCGCTAGCCTGCCTTTCCAAGAGTGACAAGACCCTGTACGCTGAGAACCTATCATTTTGTCAGGGAAACGTGTGGCTCTGGGAGAAATGAGTGAAAAGGACAATATAACAAGACACAcccagtcccctccccacctcccactttGGGTTGGGTACTGCAGTACCAAGGGCTTACTATGTGCTAGCACCCTTCCAGGCTCTGGGGCTTATTTAAGTCCTGTCCTCATGGGccgtatcttcttttttttttttttttagattttatttatttattcatgagagacacagagagagagacaaagagaggctgagggagaagcaggcgccatgcagggagcctgacgtgggactcaatcccaggtcaccaggaaccctgggctgaaggcggtgctaaaccgctgagccacccgggctgcccctaggcCGTATCTTCTGGTGTGACTCCTGCTGTTGGGTTCTAGTGAAGCAGgcatgattttatttacctaACATCAAGGAATCTCAGGTTCAGCAAAGGAAAGccacttgcctaagatcacacagggAGACAGCGGGAGAGGCAAGATTTGAACCTAGGTCTGCCTGTAAGAGGCAACTTTTAGGCGGCTGCCACAGCATACAATAATTGCCCCTTGTCCAGGACTGGTCCCAGTATGTGAAGTGGGCTTCTGGAGGCCTGGTACACTTTTCTGGTGAATACTGTGCTCATCTCTTCCTCCTGGAGAGACAGCTCAACCTGTCTTCCAGCCTTGTAACCAAGTGTGGCCaatgtgagctgaaggcatacaggCCCCTTCCAGGTCTAACCTATACAAATCTCCTCCATACTGTCTGTTTTATGTCAATCTCAGCCTATGGATAGTAATGCCAAAGGCTAGAAATGCCTGGGGCATTCACCTGGGCCTCAGTGCTTGCCATAGACATCTCCCCTCTCCAAACCAATGTTACCACAGGACCAACCCTTGTGGTTCTTATGATGATTGCAAGATACCTTTCAGCAACAATCAtcaggaaactgaaaaaataaaggcTTATTACCTACAAGACCTGAAAATCGCACAGCACACATGTGGCTACATAACAAGGTTGTGGGAAGTGGGGCTCGAGACCACACAGACCAGTTCAGCTTTTATTGGGGTCAAGGGTGAGGCCTAGAAGTTCAGGCTCactctttattggtgaatttaaaacataggagtgggaatttaaaacacaggaagagaaaagacCAGTGGCCCAAATGGCCAGTTATCGAAATCAACCAAGATTTCTAAATCAAAAGAGCCTCAATTGTGGGGGAGGTGGCCTGGCTCTGTGTGGCTGACAAATTTGTTTGCCTCTTTGAAATGAATGCTTCAGCAATCAAAGCTTAAGTCAGGCACtgcattacagaaaaaaaaaaaaaacccgcaaaACCCCAACTCTCAGGGCTCACAGGACACCATCTCACACCCAATaaaatggctactatcaaaaacaaaataaaattaagaaaacaaaaaaacaagtgttggcaaggatgtggagaaattggaatcctttgcactgttggtgggaatgtaaaatggtacagccgcTATGTAAAACAGTacggcagttcctcaaaaaattaaaaatagaattaccatatgatccagcaattccacttctgggtgcatgccaaaaaaattgaaagcagggttTCTGAGACACagttgtacacccatgttcatagaagcatCATTTGCGATAGCCAGAAAGTAGAGACAACCCAAGTGTCCTCAGTGAAGGGATGGTTTAtacatacaacggaatattattcagcctgaaCAAGGAAAAAAGTTGTGATATATTTTACAACAGGGATGAACCCTGAAgatgttatgctaagcaaaataagccagtcacaaaaggataaatacaatatgattccacttatatgaggtattcaagtagtcaaattcagagacagaaggaTGGTTGCCAGTGTCTTGCTGCGGGAGAATGAAGAATTAATGTTTTATGGGGACAGAGTTCACTTTAACAAGATGAAGaattctggaggtggatggtggtgaggGTTGCACAATGTGACTGTACTTAATGCCACCAAACCGACACACTTAAGAATTGTTATGATggggcgtctgagtggctcagccggttaagtgtctgactcttgatttcggctcaggtcatgatctcagagttgtgagatcaagccccacaatgggcatgagcctgcttaagatcctctgtctctccctgtgcccctccctaaATCCCCCTcctctccaaaaagaaaaaaaaaaattgttacaatgATGGGtgaagggcagggggtggcccaggttttcagttatggaatgaataagtcacagggatgaaaggcacagcagaAGGAATACAGTCATCAATATTGTAATAGCACTGTGTGTGGGGACAGATGGTATTGACGCTTGCAGTGAGCAAGGCACAATGGACAGAGCTGTCccatcactatgttgtacatccgAAACTAATATAATCCTGTGTCAACTCtactccaattaaaaaagaattgttatgATGATAAGTTGGTATCCTCAGTATTTTGccacaattaggaaaaaaaaaaaaaaagccctcacaTACaatcttctctctttgccccatATGACACTCTAATGATGGCAaagccacagaaaaaaaaaacaaaaaaaaaacaaaggagctgACCCCAAAGACCAGAAACATCTGCATTGAAATTGGCATGAACAagaaatgaatgttttcattcagTCATTGATTATAGAGGCTAGTTATGGCAACTGGCTTTACTTAAATATGGTGCCCCTGGCCCAAGCTCACAGATCCACAGATTAGACACCTGACTCAAGCTCGGTCAAACAAAAAATCTCTCTGGCAAACAATAAAAGAGAATCCCAGAGACCAAAAGGGGCTCTGCTATGAGCCCCTTGCATGGTCCTCACCAAGAGCCCCAAACTAGCTCCCTGGTCTTGGCTGCGCAAGCTCCTCTCTCAACCCTGTGAGGTACCTGTGCGGTGTGCCAGTAGATCCTGTTTCTACTTAAGTTATTAGCAGGCTTGATGGTGGAATAATAATTTGACATTGTATGTAGcctgaatatttttccttttcatgattTCCTACCATCCCTGCCACCCTCTTCCATTCAGGCAGTAGTCTCGGCAAGAGATAACCCAGTAGAAGGCAGTGAGCAAGCTGGTCAGATGCCtggattttgaatttcaaatcCAAGAAGAAACAGACTTAGAAGAATATGTGCAAAAACCAGGCTGCCCTGTCCCCAGATAACCAAATGAAGACTCCTCAGCCTGAGAGAGCAGTGGAAGtcaggaaggggggaaggggggacagTGGGGATGCTGGAGAGTCCTCAGGGAAGGCCCAGGTCCCTGCACTGGGATGGTGGTGCTGACAAGAATCCCCATGCAGGCCTGGAGAATCTGAAAGCAGAGGGGACATGTACCCATCCTTCCTACTGGGTGGAGCTCAGAAAGCATGATGCTTTGCAGAAATGACTGCCTGGTGTCTTGTCAAGTGAACCTGTGTCTCTGAGGCTCTGTGTGTCCTTCTAAGCCCAAGAGAAGCATATGTTCCTGCCATACCCGAGAGAGGGCCAAaccaagacagaggcagaggagtaCTGAATCCCAGCAGTCCGGCTTCTGAATCTATTATCTTAGCAATTATGCAACAGTCTCATAGAGAAAGTATGGGGAAAAGAACTTAAATATCTAGGGACAGAAATTCTTCTTGCAAAGACTCTTAGTTCATAGCACCAAAGCTAAGACCTAGACTCTCCCACGACTGGTAATACGGGCCTTCCTCCATGGCCCTGTCTCTTTTACATTCTACATTTGGGGCCATCTGTGGGGTCCAGGCTCCATTTTGCAAGGAGAGTCTGGGCTCTGAAAGCCCCAAACTGGTGGTACCTCTTGGGTTCCAAGTCACCAAAGGGCTCGGCCTCCCAGGCAGAGTGAGGTTTTCTGCAGCTTGAAATTGAAAGTTCCCTCCAACATCATCATTCTCTGCTCCTCAGTTCCTGGTGGGATTGTGAGCAGACAATGGGGAACTGGCAGGCCTGGTAATTAGCGGTAATTGTTTATAATATCTGGGCGGCTGCCTGATTTCCCATCCCAGGGTGCCTTGCTGGCTGCCAAGGATCCAGACAGACGCCCCAGAAACCCTGAACGGGGTTATCACATCCTCCatggggctggaggaaggaagaagaaagtggtAGTTCCTGCTGGTCTGAGGACTGACTGTATCAGAGATCCCACTTCACCTTGGGGATCCTCCCTGGAGTAGAACAAAAGGCAGGGGACACAAAGTCGAGCTGGTTCTAGTCACTGGTCACCTGCTTGCTGTATGATCTCTGACATGCTGCTGCTGTCTCTGCacttaaattttctcatttgcacACAAGAGCACACTTACCTACCTCTTAGACAGTGTGCATCCATGCCATTGGCAGGCGCCTGTGTTGtaccagttttaaaattttcaaaaatctctGCTTATAGGGTCCATTCGCAAAGGGGTGGGAAAGAGCCTGCTGAATTAAATACCATACACATGCTACTACTTAGACCATGCCTTGTATGCAGcagaaactcaataaatgttcactgcTAAACCTTTCAGGTGGTCCCAAACTGGGAAAATACAGTGGCTGAGTCTGGACTTTGGCCTAAGACAGACCTTGGATTCCAGTGCTGTGCAACCTGGGGTAAGTTTTGTAACTTCTCTGAGCTGCTGTTTTCTCGTGTATGAAATGGGGATAAAGCGTAGTAAGATAATGCAAGATAATGTTCAGCACTGCACCCAGCACACATTATATGCTGGATGAATCAGTGCTGGCCCCTGCTGTCTGGCCTGGaagagcctcttctccctcttcattGCACTTCTGACTCCAGACCTATTTGGAAGTACAGCATCTGGATCCCTGAACAAAGCCCATGCCatgggggagaggcctggggaggaggctggggagcagATGGGGGGCAGGCTGCAGCAGCTGGTTCCTCCTGGGGACACACGCCAGCCATGCAGGTAGAGCCAAGGCTGAAATGGGATTACAACCTGTGTGCCGCTGgccttttattttgtgttaatgGTGAAATAAGATTTTCTGCATTTCAAATCTTGTTAGTTTTGTTTGTGGAGCTGAAACCCATTTGTCTTTTATCATTAACCTTTGAGCTCGGTTTGGCCTGTGGCTTTTCTGTGCTTTTGACCGTTAAAGAAGTAACTGGGTTACTTAGGGAtggcctcttctcttttttcagatGGATCACCTGTCTCAACCGCATCTGAAATTAAAAGGCTGCACAGCCCTCATGGTGATTATGGGTTATGTGGCTCTGAAAGGTTTTGGTATTTTATGGGTTCTCTGTTCTCCCATTCACTGTCGCCCCCATGTTTCCACCCATCCATCTGCCATCCCACAGACCTGCGGAGCCTCCACTACAGTCACTTCTGCTATGATGCAAAATAGAGATTCCTAAAAATCACTCTGCAGTGCAAAATCCTTCCATAATAAATCACAGAGCTTCTGGGTTAGGGGCACGATGTTCAAACACTATgtcagtatctctctctctctctcacacacacacacacacacacacacatgacagGAATATAGTAAAAATGGTAGCACAGTCTTTATACACATTAAATGGTTAAGAAATGCATACATACTACAATAAATACGGTACTTTACCTAGGAGACAACTAAAAGTTTGCTTGTGGAAATAAGTGTCTGGAGGATTGCAGCTCATGAGCTGCTGCAGAGTGGTGGAGGAGGGCTGTCTGAGAAGGGATAGAGAGCTGACCAGACCCAGTGCTGATGGTGCTGAAGGGACACGGTACAGGAACCGCGGGAGTAGGAAGCGGCTGGAGGGGTGAGTTGTGTTTGGCATATTCCCATGTGGGTGCAGTTTTCTGCGTTCCCCTAGTGTTTCTCATGGATGAAACAAACCCAAGCAAAGGCAAAATCTGTATTGTGCTAAAATTCTTCCCTAATACTTTAACTGTGTTAGGACAAATTCACGTTTTCAAAACAAGTGGTGTTGCAGAATTGACTATACGCCAGGAGATGCAGAATCCACCATCCCAACTTGGGCTTCTCAAGCACCAAGACATTTCCAAACCTGCCCCCAAGCACACAGAGTGTGGCTCACAGGCATGAAGCCAGAGAGttgatttactttttcatttatcaaataaataacagaaggggaaaccaaggcatagaAATGGTACATAACCCAAGCAGGATCCCTCTGCTAGAATGtggcagtctggctccagggtGTATCTGCTTAACCACCCTGCTCTGCTGAGTCTCCATGCCCTGGGGAAACCTTCCCTTCATCCACAGCAGAGCACTGGGGTTTGCAGTCAGTGCTCTGGGTGgacttgaatttgaatttgaattgtgGATTTGAATCCTGACCAACCCCCCAACACCCCCAACTTGCTAGCTGCAGAGACACATGCCTCACCTCTCAGAGTCTGGGTTTCCGTTTTGGTGAGGCAGGAATAAACGACAGTATACCCCTCAGGGCTGTTGTAAGTACTAAATGAGATGAACTTCTTAGAACTGAATCTGGCACAGTCAAATGTTCCATAAATACTAGTGCTTATAAAACGGAACAAAACAAATCCCCCTGTCTCCTAGCCCACAGCCACATCCAGTCCTGGTTTGTCCTTCAGGCAAGGACCATAATATAGCAGGGGTAGGCAAGAGAAAAGGGCTTCCAACCACTCACCAGGCGTCTGGGGCCTTTGGTGACTAGAGAAACAGCCTTGGCAAAGATGTGAGCCCAGGTGCCATGGCCACACACCAGCTTTCCAGGGCTTATGGGCACAGTGACCTAGATGCCCAGGGAGCTGATGTTGGTGATCCAGACACATCAGGACAATGAGGGACAATGAGGGTGATCCAGACACATCAGGACAATGAGAGCCCAGGGAGCTGATGTTGGTGATCCAGACACATCAGGGACagtgagggaaggagcaggaggggctCTGAGAGCCAGCTTCAAGAGCTCCTGGGACTTTGAGAGGGTGCTGGGGACCCGATTCTATGTGATGGAGGTTGAGGAAGTTCGAGAAGGAATGGAATGTGGGTGTGCTTCTGCTCATTGCACCAACCCATTATCCATCAAAATTCGCAAAACATCACCTGTAGGCCAGGTCTTATGCTGGACAGGCACTGAACTCAGTGTCTAGGGGGACAGACGGACATATACATGACAATTACAAGACAGCGGAAGGCGCTGCAGTGGGAAGCAGCTGTGGAAGCCTCCAATACCGCCAGAGGAAGGGCAGACCTTGCCATTCTATCTCCTCTGTCCACACCCAgggcagacattgctaatcaacCTCGACACTCCTGCCAAGGCTGGACTAAGCtccagaatccttctcaacatgGCATTCCAGGGAGCCACTATCAATTAACTGGAGTTGGCACAGGAGATGAAGCGTATGTGCCAGTTCTGAGCTGAGATCTGGAGGAGGAATGAGTCAGAGGCTGGAGAGGGAGTAGAGGTGGGAAAGGCAGTGCCAGGTAGAGGAAGCAAAGACCCGGAGACAGAGGAAAGCATAAGAGGTTCGGGACGCTGGAGCAGGGGACACATGGCCGGGGCCTGGGAGAGGATGGCAGGGATCAGTGGAAGTAAATGCCAAGTGACGGACTATGGAGTTTAGACCAAAAGGAAGACTTGCATGCATCCCAGCAAGAGTGATGAGTGGCCTCAccaggggggtgggagggaaagaaatggaTGAGTCAAAGATAGGAATAAAATGgaagagcccaatgaggggctggaTATGGAAATGGAGAGGGGAAGCCGCCTGGGAGAACCCCAGGTTCTGGTTTGGGCAGCCAGGAGACAGTGAGCTGTGTGCTCAGCAGGCTTTGCTTGTCCCCACGCCCCTCTACCCCTCAAGCCTCACAGCAGCGCTCCTGGACCTCTCACTGCCAGTTCCTGTGTTCCTC
This region of Canis lupus dingo isolate Sandy chromosome 24, ASM325472v2, whole genome shotgun sequence genomic DNA includes:
- the RIMS4 gene encoding regulating synaptic membrane exocytosis protein 4 isoform X3 — protein: MPSRTLRQASHESIEDSMNSYGSEGNLNYGGVCLASDAQFSDFLGSMGPAQFVGRQTLATTPMGDVEIGLQERNGQLEVDIIQARGLTAKPGSKTLPAAYIKAYLLENGVCIAKKKTKVARKSLDPLYNQVLLFPESPQGKVLQVIVWGNYGRMERKQFMGVARVLLEELDLTTLAVGWYKLFPTSSMVDPAAGPLLRQASQLSLESTVGPCGERS